In a single window of the Gossypium hirsutum isolate 1008001.06 chromosome A13, Gossypium_hirsutum_v2.1, whole genome shotgun sequence genome:
- the LOC107894467 gene encoding uncharacterized protein, with translation MSFSPPPPPVFAGESYNIWAVKMKTYLQAHDLWNVVQNDTEPPPLRANPTIAQIRQYNEDCAKKYKAMSCLQSGVSDAIFTRIMACDTPKEAWDKLKEEFQGSDKTRQQQLINLRRDFENLRMKDSETTKQYADRIMSTVNNIRLLGDDFGDQRVVEKIITTLPEKYESKISSLEDSRDLSAIPLTELINALYAQEQRRANRMEEYSEGAFQARSRESSSFSSNHKGKKPMSEKKERGKKEAAKKKFPPCAHCKRTTHLEKYCWYRPDIQCRGCKQLGHIEKVCKNKPKAQSQNHNQVQVAEDIEA, from the coding sequence ATGAGCTTCTCACCACCACCTCCACCCGTGTTTGCTGGTGAAAGCTACAATATATGGGCTGTCAAAATGAAAACATATCTACAGGCACATGACCTGTGGAATGTTGTCCAAAATGACACTGAACCACCACCCTTAAGAGCTAATCCCACGATAGCTCAGATAAGGCAGTATAATGAAGACTGTGCAAAGAAGTACAAGGCCATGTCATGCCTTCAAAGTGGAGTTTCAGATGCTATCTTCACAAGGATAATGGCCTGCGACACACCAAAGGAGGCCTGGGACAAACTCAAGGAAGAGTTTCAAGGCTCAGACAAAACCAGGCAGCAACAACTCATTAACTTGAGAAGGGACTTTGAGAATCTGAGAATGAAAGACTCAGAAACCACCAAGCAGTATGCTGACAGAATAATGTCTACTGTCAACAACATAAGACTGCTTGGAGATGACTTTGGTGATCAGAGGGTAGTGGAGAAAATCATAACAACCTTGCCAGAGAAGTATGAATCCAAGATTTCTTCCCTGGAGGATTCGAGGGACTTATCTGCCATTCCCTTGACAGAATTGATAAATGCTCtctatgctcaagagcaaagaagagcaaacAGAATGGAGGAGTATTCTGAGGGAGCTTTTCAAGCTAGGAGTAGAGAGAGCTCAAGCTTCAGCTCGAATCACAAAGGCAAGAAGCCTatgtcagaaaagaaagaaagaggaaaGAAGGAAGCTGCCAAGAAGAAGTTTCCACCCTGTGCTCATTGCAAAAGAACAACTCACCTTGAGAAATATTGCTGGTACAGGCCTGACATTCAGTGTAGAGGCTGCAAACAGCTTGGTCACATTGAGAAAGTGTGTAAGAACAAACCAAAAGCTCAGTCACAGAATCATAATCAGGTTCAAGTAGCTGAAGACATCGAGGCATAG
- the LOC107894466 gene encoding putative cysteine-rich receptor-like protein kinase 31, with the protein MDSSTCCCRCHLLNRSESTTFSLIVNETSRRKSFIESSVKTARLYGFHGLDLYGFEPTNGTSLGTFLDEWRAEVASESRNTGNTRLLLTMSACRLPIVNSVSYPIESAKRNLDWVNIEAYDYYVPTLDRFPGFHAALYDPLGRANTDDGIKEWLKRGFPADKLVLGLPYHGYAWILGNSSFDGINLAASGPYLTVDGSLGYAFIKYIILQVGYGVGAVYNSTYVVNYLKIGWNIWINFDDVEAVKAKVSYAKVKGLLGYNAFQLSNDDNWVLSQAAYGIGTTQPKKRQLLVIVLVTVAAMVILIMALIYDLQHKVFKSQGLLGALKMSVYLVRTKISAERKQENGDPNLQAFTFATIKVATNNFSNENKLGEGGYGPVYKGELSNGQEVAVKRLSRSSNQGLEEFKNEVNLTAKLQHVNLVRVLGICTENEEKMLVYEFMLNKSLDFYLYDPFKRHMLDWRKRVSIIEGVTQGLLYLQEYSNYTIIHRDIKASNILLDSEMNPKISDFGMAKFFKKDELEANTNRIVGTYGYVPPEYVKKGIYSTKYDVYSFGVLLLQIISGKRNSSLYGCHENLNLLEYAYELWKQGRGAEFSDASLDDSFSSCKLITCMQLELLCVQENPADRPSMVEVFTILKNKSSVAISVPKQPACRIN; encoded by the exons ATGGATTCTTCAACTTGCTGCTGTCGTTGCCACCTTTTAAACAGATCTGAGTCCACCACCTTTTCTTTGATTGTTAATGAAACTTCCCGTCGAAAATCTTTCATTGAATCTTCAGTCAAAACAGCCAGGCTTTATGGTTTTCATGGTTTAGACCTTTATGGGTTTGAGCCTACGAATGGCACCAGTTTGGGTACGTTTTTGGATGAATGGCGAGCTGAAGTAGCTTCTGAGTCGAGAAACACTGGTAACACACGGTTGTTATTAACTATGTCGGCTTGTCGCTTGCCAATTGTCAACTCAGTGAGTTATCCTATTGAGTCTGCAAAGCGAAACCTGGATTGGGTAAATATTGAGGCATATGACTACTATGTGCCAACATTAGATAGGTTTCCTGGTTTTCATGCTGCTTTATATGACCCATTAGGAAGGGCCAACACTGATGATGGTATAAAGGAATGGCTAAAGAGAGGATTCCCTGCTGATAAGCTAGTTTTAGGTTTGCCTTACCATGGCTATGCATGGATACTTGGTAACTCGAGTTTCGATGGCATTAATTTAGCAGCTTCAGGGCCATATCTCACTGTTGATGGTTCATTGGGGTATGcctttatcaaatatatcattcTACAAGTTGGTTATGGCGTTGGAGCTGTGTATAATTCTACTTATGTggtgaattatttaaaaattgggTGGAATATTTGGATCAATTTCGACGATGTGGAAGCCGTTAAAGCTAAGGTTTCTTATGCCAAGGTGAAGGGTCTACTTGGTTACAATGCCTTTCAACTCTCTAATGACGATAATTGGGTGCTTTCACAAGCTG CTTATGGAATAGGCACAACTCAGCCGAAGAAACGGCAGTTATTGGTGATTGTTTTGGTTACAGTTGCTGCAATGGTTATCCTGATTATGGCTCTCATCTATGACCTGCAACACAAAGTATTCAAATCACAAG GGCTTCTGGGTGCGTTGAAAATGTCGGTATATTTGGTAAGAACCAAAATATCAGCTGAAAGAAAGCAAGAAAATGGTGATCCTAATCTCCAAGCTTTCACTTTCGCTACCATTAAAGTTGCCACTAATAACTTTTCAAATGAGAATAAGCTTGGAGAAGGTGGATATGGTCCTGTTTACAAG GGAGAGTTATCAAACGGGCAAGAAGTAGCAGTGAAGAGGCTCTCGAGAAGCTCGAATCAAGGGTTGGAGGAGTTCAAAAATGAGGTCAATCTTACAGCTAAGCTTCAACATGTGAATCTAGTTCGTGTTCTGGGAATTTGTACTGAGAATGAAGAAAAAATGTTGGTTTATGAGTTCATGCTGAACAAAAGCTTGGATTTTTACCTCTATG ACCCATTTAAAAGGCATATGTTAGATTGGAGAAAAAGAGTCTCAATAATCGAAGGAGTTACTCAAGGCCTTTTATATCTCCAAGAATACTCAAATTACACTATAATTCACCGCGATATAAAGGCAAGCAACATTTTATTAGATTCTGAAATGAATCCGAAGATATCGGATTTCGGGATGGCCAAGTTTTTCAAGAAGGATGAACTTGAAGCAAATACTAACAGAATTGTTGGGACATA TGGCTATGTTCCTCCGGAGTACGTTAAGAAAGGAATATACTCTACCAAGTACGATGTTTATAGTTTCGGAGTTCTACTTCTGCAAATTATCAGTGGCAAGAGGAATTCCAGTCTGTATGGATGCCATGAAAACTTGAATCTTCTTGAATAT GCATACGAATTGTGGAAACAAGGTCGAGGGGCAGAGTTTTCCGACGCATCACTTGATGATTCATTTTCGTCATGTAAGCTCATTACATGTATGCAATTGGAACTTCTATGTGTGCAGGAAAATCCTGCAGATAGGCCGTCAATGGTGGAAGTTTTTACGATTCTCAAGAACAAAAGCAGTGTTGCAATCTCTGTACCTAAGCAGCCTGCATgcagaataaattaa